gtccctaaGCTGTCTGTCATTAGGCTAAGGGGTCTTTGGCCTGAACAACGTTGGAGACCCCTGCTCTAATCAACTCATTTACATACCAAATTGTCCATTAAAGTggcatttttatctttttgcaGTCTCATTGGTGGCTCTGACTACAAGCTGATTTACCGGCACTACGCAACCCTCTACTTTGTCTTCTGTGTGGACTCGTCTGAGAGTGAGCTCGGCATCCTGGACCTGATCCAGGTCAGCATCTACTTTATCTCATTGCTTTGAATAGACACATCCAATGTGTGGGTTTCAATAAAATCAACCATCACCTTCAGTTTGCTCATATAATAGTCCAAACCTGAGCAACTTAACAAAGCTCCTTTCCTTTACATTATGACATATTTGATTAATTTCGGGAAACAGACCACTTGCCTACTTACTGGATGTTTTGATTGCGGGGAATCTATGAAATGAAACATACTCTACTGTTGACCTCAGTGTAAATCTAATAAGATAGACAGTAAACGATACAATAATAATGAACGTTTTTCCATAGGGGACAATAAAGATGTCCATTTGGGGAATATTGTTTCACTTGTGATAGAACATAAGAGATATTGTTGATTCACAGCTACAGTAGTGCCCTAAAAATTTAACAAATATCGGATCAGAGGTGAGTTAGTTGCCCTGCTGAGTTCTCCCACTGACCACTGACATCAGATATCTCTCAGCACAATCCCGTATCACTAATAAAGGAGAATTATGGcatgtgaataaaaaaatgagctTCAGCACCAACCAATGACATCTGACCACTGACTTGACTTTACAGACTTCTAAGTCTGCTTCATTTATTGACGATTTTCTCCAATATAATCAAAATCTCCACATgtaatctttaaaatatttctctTCCTgataacaacatttaaaatgtttactacatgtgttttttataaagaaatgaGATGTTTAACTGTCCAAAAACCTTCTTTGTTGTAGGTGTTTGTGGAAACGTTGGATAAATGCTTTGAAAACGTCTGTGAACTGGACCTCATATTCCACATGGACAAAGTGAGTGGGGAATAGGGGAGccttttctgttgatttttaaACTAAGGGACAACCAATCTCTGTCAGCTCTCCCATgacatcttaaaaataaaaagcacaatgtTGTAGCAGACTCCGCATCCTCCTCCAGGCAGCATCAGCCCACAGAGCTCCAGAGAGCACATCTGTACAGAGCTCCGgaacaaaaaacaccaacacatcACCCACATTAACATCCAAAACCCGATTCCCACACAGTAGTTTCTGTGACCTGACAAATAGTTTTAGGGTACTCGTTTAAAAAGCTATCTAAAGGATCGGAGCCCCAAAAAGCGGAACGGTCACGCCACTGAATCTAATCACTCTGAAAGTGATCCCAACgattttttttgccactgtcGTTATAGTTGTGGCCTCCTCTGGAGTTAAAGcaatttttcaaatatataGTTATCGGTCTTGTTGTGGCTGGCCCTTAAGATTATGGGAACATAAGGGCCATGCACACCAAGTCTgttattttcttcaaaaatgtCACAGAACCCCTCATGTTTACTCCATTATAATTACTGGATGTGTGCCAACTCCAACACAGTTTGTTATTattggttttggttttcatAACTTGGGAACTTTGTATTCACGAGCGAGCTGTAGCGACACATTACTCCGAGGTAATGCACAGGGTAGTCATGTGTGTCGTCGTGTTTTCTCCTTAGCCATCTGCTTTTTAGGAACAACTGTGGGGTTGTAATGTGTCTACTTCCTTTTGGTGTGTGGACCCAGCCTTTTTAATCATGCTGTTCATCAAAGTATACAGTAACTTTTGAAAAAGTAAGTCTACGTCTTTAAaattcctcctcctcttgaCATTATCCTCTCAGAAGTGAGAGAATCGTTAgtgcagcattttgttttgaaagggaATGTTGGGGGGAAACCCATCAGTTTTATCAGATGGTAGTTTTAAGGAATTACATCTGAACCGTGTGCATGCCCATTTAGAAGACTACAAGAAGGCTTCCTGTTCTCTGCCTGGATCTGAGCCGGACGTGTTGCTGGAGACTAATCGCACACATCTACGGCCATCTTGATTGAATTTTCCCAGCAGGAAATTGATGTCATGTGGCGCACTGGGGTCTGGCCTGAGGAATGTTCCCAAGATGTAACTTTGAAATAGTTCTACCAGAAGAAATCCTTTTGCTCTCAGAAGGCTTTCCTACCTGGAGAACACCGTAAAATTCAAATGTATACACTTATGCAGGGTTAAACAGACTTAATAATACGGGTCGGGCATGGACATATGCAGATTAATGTATTGCAGATTAAggctgttttaatttattttcctcCTGTGACTTCATGCAGCTATTACTGATAAAGtgcattattttgcatggaGAACATTTAGGAACATATACAGTTAGTAACTTTcataaaagaaaagctttttgcTATATTGTTTCAAACAATCACTATATgtactgtgttttactgtcaaAATATGGCGACAGTTTCAgcaaaaatgactaaaaatatTCTTATAAAAGTACCTGATGAATACTGAACcttactggtttcaaaactgtTCCATGCATTACTGCTTCTAGCTCATCATCCTAGAGTAGTTCTGCAATAGAAGACAGTTTCATGTTTCCCGAAATATTTTTTGCCCACAGGAATTCACAAAATTGCAATTTAGGAGTGTCATTACATTCCAGAGAGGACTAAACTCTCCAGCATTAGATTGTGTACCTCTCTCTCGCATGCCTTCTGTATGATTTGGTATTAAGAAACGCATATGTGCAGGGTTGGAAGTACTGAACTTCACACTGCTTTAAACACCTACATCTGGCTGCCAGTAGGAGGAGACAGATGTGATGTAatccagtttttattattgaacTTTCTAACAGACGTCATTCCAAATGTTCTGTTCCTTTTGGCAGGTAATTCAGAAGTCACAGCAAGCAAAAAGATGCGTTCTAATGACTGAATTGATGCTGTGTAACTGCTATGCCACGTCTGTCTGCAGGTCCATTATATCTTGCAGGAGGTGGTGATGGGGGGCATGGTGTTGGAGACCAACATGAATGAGATTGTAGCCCAGGTTGAAGTGCAGAACCGCATGGAGAAGTCAGAGGTCAGTCTGTTAGCTACATTAAAGGACCATGCCGGGCGCCTGTGTAGCTCACCCGGTAGAGCAGCCCATATACGGAGGTTTAGTCCTTGATACCAACCAGGTATAGGTATAGGTCCGACTCTGCCCTTTGCTTTatatcattccccctctctctcccctttcatgtcttcagctgtcctatataaataaaggccttcaatgaaaaaaataaataaaagaaccTGTGAACCAGTCCCATTAGTgcctttatacatttttagatgAATTAATGTTCTTCTTTTGCTCCCCCGGCAGCCACACTAGTCATCATTTACTTTGCTTTTATCAGacttaaaactttaaaacttgcTTGAGAGGTCATCCATAACATAAAGCATCACTGTCATTATTAGAGAAAGCCTCCCCTGAGCCCTGTTTTTGATGCATTCACGATGCTACAAACGACATGAGTtaccttagcttagcataaagaccggAAACAGGAGGAAACAGCCAGCTTGGCTGTGTCCAAATGTTACCAAATCCCCGCCCCCCccatcagcacctctaaagctcactaattaacacgtGTCACaattgtttaatctgtacaaactGATTATTCCTTTTAAGGTTGCAGTTTAGCAACATCATCACAA
The Etheostoma cragini isolate CJK2018 chromosome 1, CSU_Ecrag_1.0, whole genome shotgun sequence genome window above contains:
- the ap3s2 gene encoding AP-3 complex subunit sigma-2 → MIKAILIFNNHGKPRLIRFYQYFAEDMQQQIIRETFHLVSKRDDNVCNFLEGGSLIGGSDYKLIYRHYATLYFVFCVDSSESELGILDLIQVFVETLDKCFENVCELDLIFHMDKVHYILQEVVMGGMVLETNMNEIVAQVEVQNRMEKSEGGLSAAPARAVSAVKNMNLPEIPRNINIGDINIKVPSLSPF